CAGATGAAGCGCGGCGCCCCGGAGAAGACCTTCATCCCCGCGCCCCCGGACAATGGTTGTTCCTGCAACGAATGTCCCTACATGCGGCTGAACACGATGGAGAAGCTCTACCGGTGCATGAAGGACAAGACGCCGGAGCTGACGCTGCCCACGGACCTGCAGGCCGCGGCGCTGGCGCCGCTGCAGCGGATGCTCGAATGGTCACAGTGAGGGCTTGACGCGCCGCGCCGTCTGTCGCGGGCGTGGCAATTTCAGCATCGCGCCGTATTCGTGCCTTGCACCGGACGCGGCGCGGTGCGATCTGAAGCATCGTGGGTTTCCGATTCGTCGCCATTCCTGGCCACCGCGTGGTGGCGCATCCCCAGTCGCTGCCCTCGGAAGAGCGGCTCGAGCCGGAGCTTCCGCCGCTGCATGAGGCGGTGGAACGAGCCTTCGCGAGCGCCGAGTTCCGGGACGTGAAGGCGAAGGACCGCCTGCGCGCCCTGCTCAAGGGGGACAAGCCTCCCCACCTGGGCAGCCCCGGCTCGGGCTTCGGTCCGTCCGCCGTGTTCGCCCAACCGCCGCAGGATCTGCCCGCGCTGCTGCGGCTGGCGGATGAGCTGGAGTCGCTGGCCCGGCGAGATGCCGGCGAGCGGGCACTCGTCTGGAAGTGCACCGAGTGCAGCGCCCGCTACGCCGTGCCGGTGGCGCTGGCGCGCTCCGTCTCCATCCGCTGCGAGCGCTGCGGCCACCCGGTGGAGCTCAACCCCGGGCGCAGCCTGGGCGAGGAGTCGCTCATCGATCCGTTCCTCGGCGCGGTGAACAGCGCCCGGCACGAGCTGGCCGGCTTCTTCCGCGAGGCCATGGCCCGCGGCTGGCCCATCCTCGTGTCCACCGAGGAGATCAGCGGCTGAGCCTCGGGTAGCTCGCGACGTTCATGCATCGCGCCATCTTCCAGCTGCTGCGCTGCCCCCGGTGCCGGCGCGGCCAGCTGAGGCCGGACCCGGACACCGCGCAGCTCCTCTTCGGGCCCCTGCACTGTCCCGAGTGTCAGGCGAGCTTCCCGGTGACCGAGGGAGTCGCGGACCTGGCGCCGCAGCCGGCTTCCTCGGCGCTGGCCCAGCGCGGCATGGAGCAGCGGCTCATCGCCCGCTCCTACGAGCGCTACGTGCGCCCCGCCCTGCAGCGCGCCCTCGCGGCGCCGCCCCTGGACAGGGACAGCGAGTACCTGCTGTACCGCTCCCTCCTGGGCCGCCCGGAGGCGCCCGTGCTGGACCTGGGCACCGGTACCGGACTCTTCGCCCGGCGCCTGGCGCGCGAGCCGGAGCTGCCCGCCGTGGTGGGGATGGACTTGTCCCGGGCGATGCTCGAGGAGGCCGTGGCCCAGGGCCGCGAGGCGGGCATCCACGTGGACTTCCTCCGGGCCGAGGCGCCCTACCTGCCCTTCCAGGATGACTCGCTGGGAGCGGTGCTGCTGTCCCACTCGCTGCACTTCATCTCCGACGTGGGCCGGCTGCTGCTGGAGGTGGCGCGGGTGCTGCGTCCGGGCGGCCGCTTCGTGGCCAGCACCTGGTTGCCACCGGGCAGGGCCTCCGCCTTCGTCCAGCGCCGCGCGGGCCTCCACCCTCGCCAGGAGGAGGAGCTCCGCGACGCCCTGTCCGCCGTGGGACTGGGGAGCTTCGCCCGGCTGCGGCTGCCTCCCCTGCTCGTGGTGAAGGCCGAGAAGCCGACTAGATGAAGACGCCCGCCGAGGCGTCCAGGCGCACCTTGCGGACTTCTCGCGAGGTGCCCTCGGCCTCGAGCGCCGGCACCACGTCCTGACGGGGCTTCTTGCACTTGGGGCACTCGCACGAGCCCTTCTTGCACGTGCAGTCCGCCGCGCTCGAGCACCGGCACTTCGCGGCGTGCAGCTCGTCCGCCGTGTCCTTCTTCGCCGTGTCCTTCTTCGCCGTGTCCTGCTTGCCGGGCTCCACCGGCGCGGGCACGGTCTCGGCCTTGGCGCGGTGAGCCTCGCACGCCCCTGCCTGCCCCGCCGTGAGCAGCACGCCGCCCACCACCGCCGCCGCCAGCGTCATCCCGATGTGCTTCATCTCCACGGTCCTCCCGGGTGACACACCCGAATCCTTCCAGGCTATATCCCAGCGGTTTCCCCCTGTCCAAACCCGGCGCCCCCCGCTGTAGGCCCGTTTCCAGCAGGGCCGCCCCGCGAGCAGGCACCGCGGACCACCCGGTGGCACCGGTCCGCTCGGAGCGCTCGCGACACGCGGAGGCGCCACGTACAGTCCGGCCCACCCGTGTCCGCGCGAACCGATCGCCTCGTCTCCGCCGCCGCCCTCGTGCTGGGCGCCCTGCCCTTGTGGGTGTCCTCGCACCTGCCCATGGTGGACCTGCCGCAGCACCTCCACCTCATCTCCGTCCTCCACCGGCTGGACGACCCCACCACCCTCTACCCCCAGCTCTTCGCCGCGCGCCACGAGCTCACGCCCTACCTCGGCTACTACTACGCCGTCAGCCTCCTCAACTGGCTGCTCCCGCTGGACCTGGCCAACCGCCTCTTCCTCTCCGCCTACGTGGTGGGCCTGCCCCTGTCGCTCGCCTTCCTGCTGCGCGGACTCGGACGCCCCACGTGGCCCGCGCTGCTCGCCCTGCCGCTCGCCTATGGCGACAGCTTCGGGTGGGGCTTCATCAACTACCTCGCCGCGCTGCCGCTCGCCCTCCTGTGCTGCGGCTTCTTCGTGCGCGCCCTCACCCGCGCGGGACAACGCCCCCTCTGGGCCTCCGGGCTCGCCGCGAGCCTCGTCGCCGTCCTCCTCTTCCACGTGCAGGCCTTCGCCTTCCTCGGGCTCGCCCTGCCCTGGTTGCTGCTCACCACGCCCGTCCCCGAGGACGCCCACGCCCGCGGTCTCCAGGCCCGGCTGCGGCCCCGGCTTCCCGCGCTCCTCGGCGTGACGCCCGGCGTCGTCCTCTTCCTCTCGTGGGTGGTGCTGCGCCTGGGCCAGCCCTCCGAGGTGGAGACGGGCGCGCCCTGGAAGGCCTGGGGCCCCATGCTGTCGCCGCGGAACCTCGCCTGGAAGAGCTTCGCGCAGAACCGCGCCGAGCTCCTCGAGGTGCTCGCCAACCTCCTCCGGGATGGCTCGGATCGCTGGCCCCTGTACGCCGTGGGCGCCGTGGCCGCGTGCGCCCTCGTGCTCGGCGTGGTGCGCGGCGACTCCAGCGGCGAGGGACCCGTGGCCCGCTGGCGCCTGCCGGGGCTCGTCCTCATCGCGCTCGGCCTCTACTTCCTGCTGCCCTTCGACATCCGTGGCTACATCTACTACCTGAACACCCGTTACGCGCAGCTCGCCGCCGTGCTCGCCGTGGCGAGCCTCCCCGTGACGCGCACCGCGCTCCGCCGCCCGCTGCTGTGGGCCAGCGCCGCCTGCTCGCTGCTGTTGGCGCTCGTGCTGGGCCAGGGCTTCCGCGCCTTCTCGCGCGAGGCCGCCGAGTGGGATGCGCTCGCGGAGGCCACCGCGCCCAGGCCCCGGGTGATGGGGCTCATCTTCGACAGCGGCTCGCGCGTGGTGCGCCACCCCGTCTTCCTCCACGGCGCCGCCGAGCTGGCCCGCGCGCGCGGCGGCAGCACCAACTTCAGCTTCGCCCTCACCCCGCACTCCCCGCTGCGCTACCGCGGCACGCCCCCGCCCACCTTCCCCTCCGAGTGGCGGCCCCAGGACTTCGACTACGCCGCCCAGGGCTCCGCGTACGACCACTTCCTCGTGCGCGGCGTCCACCCCTCGCGCGTCTTCGGCGAGCGGCTCCAGCGCGAGCTCGCCGTGGCCGCCGAGTCGGGCAACAGCTGGCTGGTGCGCCGCCGCTGAACGCTCGGGCCGGGCAAGTGTGGGCCAGTGGTCGTCACCCGGCGCGCCCGGCCCCCACCCACCTCACCGCGCCGCGGACGGGGCCTTACCTGTCAGTGCATGCCCACCAAGAGCCCTCTGGCTGATCCACGTCCGCTGCTGGACGCTCTGCGCGCCGGCACGCCGCTGCCCGGCTTTCCCTCCGACGGGGTGGAACGTGCCCGCTCGCTCGCGGCCGAGCCCGCTTCCGCTCCGCCCGCCGACGTCGAGGCCCTCCCCGAGCCGCTCGCGCTCGCCCTGCTCGAGGGCTCCGTGCTCGCCGGCCAGCCCGCCCTCGCCGAGGGGCTCGCCGCCTCCGGGAACAAGGGGCTCGCCAAGGCCGCCAAGAAGGCGCTCTACCGGCTGCGCTCGCGCGGGGTCGAAGTCGCCGAGCCGCCCCGCCCCTCCGCCTCCGAGGCCTCGCGCCCCGTGACGGTGGGCCCGGAGCCGCTGCCTGCCCTCCTCACCAGCATCGACGGCACCGGCGAGCGCGTGCTGGAGATCGCCCGTCCCCTGCGCGGCGGGGGCGTCGAGGCCATCCAGTTCCTCTACTCCGACGAGCAGGGCGTGCAGCGCTTGCAGGTCACCGAGCTCAGCCGCGGCGATTACCGGCGCGTGGTGAAGCAGGCGACCAGCCCCGGAGACGATGCCGCCGTGGAGCTCTCCCACGCCGAGGCCCTGGAGCGGCTCACCGCCGCCGCGGGGCTCAATCTGCGCACGCGCACCGCCTTCCCCCAGGGACTCGACACGGTGCTGCGGCACCTGGGCGTGCAGGCACGGGACATCCCCCTGGAGATTCCACCGCCGGAGCCGGAGGACGAGCGGCTCGCCCACGAGGGCCACAAGCTCCACGAGGAGCCGGAGATGCGCGGCTGGCTGCCCCCCATGGCCGAGCTGGAGCGGCTGGCGCACACCGTGGCCGAGCTGGAGGCGAGCCCGCTCGCGCTCACCATGGCCCAGCGCAACGAGGAGCTCATCCAGGCGGCCCACACCCAGGCCCATGCCTTCTTCGCCACCCCGGCCGTGCGCCAGCTCTACGCCAGCCGGCTGTGGGAGATGGCGCTCCACTTCGAGCGCACCGGCAAGGAGCAACCGGCCCGGGTGGCCCGCGCCGAGGCCCGCAGGCTCGCGCATGGCGTGAGCGAACCGCCCTCGCGCTACGCCGAGCGGCTCTTCGAGAAGGCCCTGCTCGTCACCATGGCCCGGCGCGCCGCGCCCGAGGTGGGAGAGCCCGCCGAGATCCGGGCGAGGGCCCGCGCCGCCGAGCAGCAGCGGGCCCAGTCAGCCGAGACGGAGCGGCGCAGCCCCGGTGGCATCATCCTCCCTTGAGCCTCCCCCGGGACTACAGGGAGGCCCTGCTCACGCCGACACCCGCGCCCGCAGCAACAGGTCCAGGTTCTCCATCTCCCAGGCCTGGGCGCGCGAGTAGTCGTGGAAGCGCTTCTCGTGCTCGAGGAACTCGGGCGGGTGGATGCAGCGCCGCCCGTCCTCGCCCCGGCGCGTCCGGTACACGTGGTGCAGCATCTCGTGGAAGACGATCCACTCCACGAAGTAGCGCGGCACCACCGGCTGATCCAACGCCGGGTGGATGCGGATGACGCGCGAGTCCGCCGAGTAGGAGCCCATCTTGATGCTCTTGCGCGGCCGGGTGACGCGCGGCGCCGGCCCGAAGGTGATGGCCGCGTCGATACGGCCCCGGAAGTAGCGCTCGTTGAGCCGCTCGAAGATGCGGCCCAGGTCGTGGTGCTGCCCCACCGGCTCCATGCGCAGGCGCTTGCGCATCTGCGCCGGCGACACGCGGCGGATGTAGGCCTTGTTGCGCTCGATGAACTTGTCGAGCAGCACGCTCGCTTGCGCATCGCCGGTGCGCACGTAGTCCGCCAGCGCGTGGATGACCTCGTCCGGCGCCGCCAGGAACATGTGGTGCAGCCGCAGCCGCCACAGCGCCCGGTGCCGCTGGAACGTGAGCATCGTATGTGTGTTGTCGTGGACCTCCACCGCCACCGGGGCCCGCAACCGCGTGCGCAGCCGCCGCTCGAGCACTCGCCGCCACACCTTCAGCAGACGGTTGGGCTCGGGTGCGACGGACTGCTGCTCACGGGCGATCCGCCCCGCCGGCGAGCTCCTCTTCTTCGCCAGGTTCTTCTTCTTCGCGCGCGCCATAGACAGGGCCGGATTCTAAAGACCCGTCTGACACGTGTAAACGAGATGAGGAGAGCAAATCCCCTGGAATTCCAACGGCTTATATCCACTCCCGCGTACCCTCGCCCACTTGTCCGCCGGAGGGGGAGCCCACCGCATATGTCCCCCCCGACAACCCTTACCGACGGGTTCTCTGGGGGCTGCAATCCCGCTTGCTCAGGCTGAAGACGACCGGCCTCTCCGAATCCCCGGGAACCTTGAATTCCTTGCTCCTCCAAGGGCCTCGATTCGCGCACCGGTAGGAGATCTCAACGGGTCCAGGAGGCAGGGGCACGAAGCCGTTGGGCCGCACGGTGCGATCCGCCACTTTCATGACCGTCCGTGCGGGTGCCTTGAACTGCACGCGAACCTCGGCGGCGGGCGCGGGGGCCGGCGTCTCGGTGGGTTCCTCGGTCGGTGTCCCACCCGCCGCCAGCGCGGGGGTCTCCGGGGACCCACTCCCCTGCTCGGTCCCCGGTGTGGTCGAACCTGTCCCCATGGAGGTTCCGGTCGCACCCGGTTCAGCCGTGGGGGTACCGGTCCCCGTGCCCGTCTCGGGGGTGGCGGACTCAGGGCCCGTC
The sequence above is drawn from the Archangium gephyra genome and encodes:
- a CDS encoding class I SAM-dependent methyltransferase, whose product is MHRAIFQLLRCPRCRRGQLRPDPDTAQLLFGPLHCPECQASFPVTEGVADLAPQPASSALAQRGMEQRLIARSYERYVRPALQRALAAPPLDRDSEYLLYRSLLGRPEAPVLDLGTGTGLFARRLAREPELPAVVGMDLSRAMLEEAVAQGREAGIHVDFLRAEAPYLPFQDDSLGAVLLSHSLHFISDVGRLLLEVARVLRPGGRFVASTWLPPGRASAFVQRRAGLHPRQEEELRDALSAVGLGSFARLRLPPLLVVKAEKPTR